One Glaciihabitans arcticus DNA window includes the following coding sequences:
- a CDS encoding vitamin K epoxide reductase family protein — MTLPVVEKRPLALAIFMILAGAIGWLAAFALTVEKFALLTDPQDSLGCDFSVLVQCSANLESWQGSLLGFPNPIIGLGAWIAPIVVGAALLAGARFDRWYWITFNAGVALGLAFVIWLISQSIFVLGTLCPWCMVTWSVTIPLFLVVTLRNLSSGVFGGGMTLRSTSAALYRWTPTITFGAYLVIAAIAQLRLDVINHI, encoded by the coding sequence GTGACCCTGCCCGTCGTCGAAAAACGCCCTCTCGCCCTCGCTATTTTCATGATCCTCGCGGGCGCGATCGGCTGGCTCGCCGCCTTCGCCCTGACCGTGGAGAAGTTCGCGCTGCTCACCGATCCGCAGGATTCGCTCGGCTGTGACTTCAGTGTGCTGGTGCAGTGTTCGGCGAATCTCGAGTCGTGGCAGGGCTCGCTTCTCGGTTTCCCGAACCCGATCATCGGACTCGGCGCGTGGATCGCTCCGATCGTGGTCGGCGCCGCACTGCTAGCCGGTGCGCGCTTCGACCGCTGGTACTGGATCACGTTCAACGCCGGCGTCGCTCTTGGTCTCGCCTTCGTCATCTGGCTGATCAGCCAGAGCATCTTCGTGCTCGGAACCCTATGCCCGTGGTGCATGGTCACCTGGTCGGTCACCATCCCCCTGTTCCTGGTGGTGACTCTTCGAAACCTCTCCTCCGGCGTCTTCGGGGGCGGGATGACGCTGCGGTCCACTTCCGCAGCGCTCTACCGCTGGACGCCCACGATCACCTTCGGCGCCTACCTCGTCATCGCAGCGATCGCGCAGCTGCGGCTCGACGTGATCAACCACATCTAG
- the ndk gene encoding nucleoside-diphosphate kinase, translating to MSVEETLVLIKPDGVARNLTGEILRRIEAKGYQLVDVKMLEAPRELLAAHYAEHEGKPFYEPLVEFMESGSIVALRVAGNRVIEGFRSLAGTTDPSTAAPGTIRGDLGRDWGLKVQQNLVHGSDSVESAERELALWFH from the coding sequence ATGAGCGTCGAAGAGACACTGGTACTGATCAAGCCCGACGGCGTCGCGCGCAACCTGACCGGCGAGATCCTTCGCCGCATCGAGGCGAAGGGCTACCAGCTCGTCGACGTCAAGATGCTCGAGGCGCCCCGCGAGCTGCTCGCCGCGCACTACGCCGAGCACGAGGGCAAGCCGTTCTACGAGCCGCTCGTCGAGTTCATGGAGAGTGGCTCGATCGTCGCGCTCCGCGTCGCCGGCAACCGCGTCATCGAGGGCTTCCGCTCGCTCGCGGGCACGACCGACCCGTCGACGGCAGCGCCCGGAACGATTCGTGGCGACCTCGGCCGCGACTGGGGCCTCAAGGTGCAACAGAATCTCGTGCACGGCAGCGACTCGGTCGAGAGCGCCGAGCGCGAACTCGCCCTCTGGTTCCACTAG
- the obgE gene encoding GTPase ObgE — translation MASFVDQVTLHLIGGHGGNGCVSVKREKFKPLAGPDGGSGGDGGDIVLVSDVQTTTLLNYHRSPHRRSEHGQPGQGDHKSGTSGAEMVLLVPVGTVVKDVEGNELIDMSEHDMRFVVAAGGQGGLGNAALATTKRKAPGFALLGTPGFEGDVLLELKVVADVAFVGYPSAGKSSLVAAMSAAKPKIADYPFTTLHPNLGVVESGETRYTVADVPGLIEGASEGKGLGLEFLRHVERCSALLHVLDCGTLDPGRDPISDLDIILGELAAYPVPEGQTPLLERPQFIALNKTDVPEGKELAELVRPILEERGYRVFDVSAVSRAGLRELSFVLAELVEADRIVKATEVAKPRIIIRPRAVNEKEFTVKVEGGSFGNVYRVIGTKPERWVAQTDFTNDEAVGFLADRLAKLGVEDELFKSGAVPGSTVMIGAGGGVVFDWEPTVSSAAELIASPRGTDTRLEEGRRLTSKTRRAAYLERMDAKTAARAELELEGAGGVWNDDEGFEVEMSRTERARREAELAETEGAEFAEAESADRD, via the coding sequence ATGGCATCGTTCGTTGACCAGGTAACCCTCCACCTCATCGGTGGCCACGGCGGAAACGGCTGCGTCTCCGTCAAGCGTGAGAAGTTCAAGCCCCTCGCCGGCCCCGACGGCGGCAGCGGCGGCGACGGCGGTGACATCGTTCTCGTGAGCGACGTGCAGACCACCACGCTGCTGAACTACCACCGCTCGCCCCACCGTCGCTCCGAGCACGGCCAGCCCGGTCAGGGCGACCACAAGTCGGGCACCTCCGGCGCCGAGATGGTGCTGCTCGTTCCTGTCGGAACCGTCGTCAAGGACGTCGAGGGCAACGAGCTCATCGACATGAGCGAGCACGACATGCGTTTTGTCGTCGCCGCCGGCGGCCAGGGCGGGCTCGGCAACGCCGCCCTCGCCACGACCAAGCGCAAGGCTCCGGGATTCGCCCTGCTCGGCACCCCCGGCTTCGAGGGCGACGTACTGCTCGAGCTGAAGGTCGTCGCGGACGTCGCGTTCGTCGGCTACCCGTCCGCAGGCAAGTCCAGCCTCGTCGCCGCGATGTCGGCAGCGAAGCCGAAGATCGCCGACTACCCGTTCACGACCCTGCACCCGAATCTCGGCGTCGTCGAGTCGGGTGAGACCCGCTACACCGTCGCAGATGTTCCCGGCCTCATCGAGGGAGCGAGCGAGGGCAAGGGCCTCGGTCTCGAGTTCCTGCGCCACGTCGAGCGCTGCTCGGCTCTGCTGCACGTGCTCGACTGCGGAACGCTCGACCCGGGTCGCGACCCAATCAGCGACCTCGACATCATCCTCGGCGAGCTTGCCGCGTATCCCGTGCCGGAGGGCCAGACGCCCCTGCTCGAGCGCCCGCAGTTCATCGCCCTGAACAAGACCGACGTCCCAGAGGGCAAGGAGCTCGCTGAGCTCGTTCGCCCGATCCTCGAGGAGCGCGGATACCGCGTCTTCGACGTGTCCGCCGTCAGCCGTGCAGGACTGCGCGAACTGTCGTTCGTGCTGGCCGAGCTGGTCGAGGCCGACCGTATCGTCAAGGCGACCGAGGTCGCGAAGCCGCGCATCATCATTCGCCCGCGCGCCGTCAACGAGAAGGAATTCACCGTCAAGGTGGAGGGCGGCTCGTTCGGAAACGTCTACCGCGTCATCGGCACCAAGCCCGAGCGCTGGGTCGCGCAGACAGACTTCACCAACGACGAGGCCGTCGGCTTCCTCGCCGACCGCCTGGCCAAGCTGGGTGTCGAAGACGAGCTGTTCAAATCGGGCGCAGTGCCTGGCTCCACCGTCATGATCGGTGCCGGCGGAGGTGTGGTCTTTGACTGGGAGCCCACCGTCTCCTCCGCGGCCGAGCTCATCGCGAGCCCCCGTGGTACCGACACCCGTCTCGAGGAGGGCCGTCGACTCACGAGTAAGACTCGCCGTGCCGCCTACCTCGAGCGCATGGATGCCAAGACCGCCGCACGCGCCGAGCTCGAGCTCGAGGGTGCCGGTGGCGTCTGGAACGACGACGAGGGCTTCGAGGTCGAGATGAGCCGCACCGAGCGCGCCCGTCGCGAGGCCGAGCTGGCCGAGACCGAGGGTGCAGAGTTCGCCGAGGCCGAATCGGCCGACCGTGACTAG
- the rpmA gene encoding 50S ribosomal protein L27 — protein MAHKKGASSTRNGRDSNAQYLGVKRFGGQVVKSGEIIVRQRGTHFHPGVNVGRGKDDTLFALAAGSVEFGAKGGRKVVNIVVAA, from the coding sequence ATGGCACACAAAAAGGGCGCAAGCTCCACTCGTAACGGTCGCGACTCCAACGCCCAGTACCTCGGCGTCAAGCGCTTCGGTGGCCAGGTCGTCAAGTCGGGCGAGATCATCGTCCGCCAGCGCGGCACCCACTTCCACCCCGGCGTGAATGTCGGCCGTGGCAAGGACGACACCCTCTTCGCTCTCGCAGCGGGCTCGGTCGAGTTCGGCGCCAAGGGCGGCCGCAAGGTCGTCAACATCGTTGTGGCTGCCTAG
- a CDS encoding bifunctional folylpolyglutamate synthase/dihydrofolate synthase — MSDTTPPKDPFDREGGQSDRDDDYDERLDAEADEPLHPLADLSPFSEPDDGSEGTNLDEDSDWELEDTEYQEDADAVYEQLLARIGEAAPQPRLEATRRVVELLGDPHRAYPIIHITGTNGKTSTSRLTESILRAYGLRTGLMTSPHLVRVNERIVIDGKPISNRALAVNWDDIQPYLLMVDAELAAAGDPELTFFEALTVLAFASFADAPVDVAIIEVGMGGEWDSTNVADGQVAVFTPIALDHTQRLGSTVAEIARTKSGIIKPAASVVSALQSPEALAELQRAAELTESTFALQGSQFALESTTVAVGGQLISVRGLAETYSDLFLPLFGDHQAQNAAVAIAAVESFLGGGTQPLVGDVLAEGLATATSPGRLQIIGTDPTVLVDAAHNPHGAAALASALGSYFTFDEITVVIGVLDDKDARGIIEALAPITERFHVTQSQSDRAVPYDQLAELVLEITHEDATYQFESFEHALSDARAWAAEEPRRGVVVTGSITLVGEAIALAAIEGWK; from the coding sequence ATGTCTGACACCACACCCCCGAAGGACCCGTTCGACCGCGAGGGCGGCCAGTCGGATCGGGATGACGACTACGACGAGCGCCTGGATGCCGAGGCCGACGAGCCGCTGCACCCGCTCGCCGACCTCAGCCCCTTCTCCGAGCCGGATGACGGCTCCGAAGGCACCAACCTCGACGAGGATTCCGACTGGGAGCTCGAGGACACCGAGTACCAGGAGGACGCCGACGCGGTCTACGAGCAGCTGCTCGCCCGCATCGGTGAGGCGGCCCCGCAGCCGCGCCTCGAGGCCACGCGGCGCGTCGTCGAACTGCTCGGCGACCCGCATCGCGCGTACCCGATCATCCACATCACCGGCACCAACGGAAAGACCTCGACGAGTCGGCTGACCGAGAGCATTTTGCGCGCCTACGGCCTGCGCACGGGCCTCATGACAAGCCCACACCTCGTGCGCGTCAACGAACGCATCGTGATCGACGGCAAACCGATCAGCAACCGCGCCCTCGCTGTCAACTGGGACGACATCCAGCCCTACCTCCTGATGGTGGATGCCGAACTCGCAGCCGCGGGCGATCCCGAGCTCACCTTCTTCGAGGCTCTCACCGTGCTCGCGTTCGCGAGCTTCGCCGACGCACCCGTCGACGTCGCGATCATCGAGGTCGGCATGGGCGGCGAGTGGGATTCCACGAACGTCGCCGACGGCCAGGTTGCCGTCTTCACCCCGATCGCGCTCGACCACACCCAGCGACTCGGCTCGACCGTTGCGGAGATCGCGCGCACGAAGTCGGGCATCATCAAGCCCGCGGCGTCCGTGGTCTCGGCGCTCCAGAGCCCCGAGGCCCTCGCCGAGCTGCAGCGCGCGGCGGAACTCACCGAGTCGACCTTCGCGCTGCAGGGCAGCCAGTTCGCCCTCGAATCGACGACCGTCGCGGTCGGCGGCCAGCTCATCTCGGTTCGCGGCCTCGCCGAGACCTACAGCGATCTGTTCCTTCCCCTGTTCGGCGATCACCAGGCGCAGAACGCGGCGGTCGCTATCGCTGCCGTGGAGTCCTTCCTCGGTGGTGGCACCCAGCCGCTCGTCGGCGACGTGCTCGCCGAAGGGCTCGCCACGGCTACGTCGCCCGGTCGCCTGCAGATCATCGGCACTGATCCGACTGTGCTCGTGGACGCGGCGCACAATCCGCACGGTGCAGCGGCGCTCGCCAGCGCGCTGGGGTCGTACTTCACGTTCGACGAGATCACCGTGGTGATCGGTGTGCTCGACGACAAGGACGCCCGCGGCATCATCGAAGCACTCGCCCCGATCACCGAGCGCTTCCACGTGACCCAGTCGCAATCCGATCGCGCCGTGCCCTACGACCAACTCGCCGAACTCGTGCTCGAGATCACGCACGAGGACGCGACCTACCAGTTCGAGTCCTTCGAGCACGCGCTCTCCGACGCCCGCGCGTGGGCGGCCGAGGAGCCGCGTCGCGGCGTCGTCGTCACCGGATCCATAACCCTGGTCGGCGAGGCCATCGCCCTCGCCGCGATCGAGGGGTGGAAGTAG
- a CDS encoding Rne/Rng family ribonuclease: protein MVNDNQTNEPKKRRGLFGSRKAAPEPVAAPVPEPVVEAPVEAPVAEAPAAEAPTEAPAEKAPAAKRAPAKRKPAVEAIVDPALVDTDAEVDEEPFKVEDAPKARTRSRKPAGASAASGGAEDDAEPTEAPAPLTTTSLLFQAPAIDPLPPLRAPRGGRDSQPARDGSGRDGARDADPQDETTGVRRRSRRRPGEEARDGDDAPNTVVRVRQPRPEPVLSNEPTRVKGSTRLEAKKQRRRDGRDAGRRRPVITESEFLARRESVDRTMVVRSKFERIQIAVLEDGVLVEHYVAKSQDMSLIGNVYLGRVQNVLPSMEAAFVDIGRGRNAVLYSGEVDWDAAAENSAEGKQQARRIELALKPGDKVLVQVTKDPVGHKGARLTSQISLPGRYLVYVPNGSMNGISRKLPDTERARLKKILKEVLPENTGVIVRTAAEGATEEQLTLDVSRLTSQWAEISRLVETAQAPVLLHSEPDLLIKIIRDVFNEDFHKLVIEGGDAQEVIEAYLRSVAPDLIDRVETYEGTADSFDAHRVSEQIEKALDRKVWLPSGGSLVIDRTEAMTVVDVNTGKFVGSGGNLEETVTKNNLEAAEEIVRQLRLRDIGGIIVVDFIDMVLESNRDLVLRRLVECLSRDRTKHQVAEVTSLGLVQMTRKKLGLGLLETFSEPCEHCAGRGIIVHHDPVTKHRPQTQTEQPSTGGRRGRGKGGSSSGSNGNGNNQGGSASTAPKNGNGAQTHAITEDVRHALAQIATATVPHAETPTEAIEIVSAPVTAPEVAVAAAESAVAILDIPVQKQRNQRRISTKDAESILDSVLEALPEPKQAGQGRRTSRRAGSSGAVVSAPISED, encoded by the coding sequence ATGGTGAATGACAACCAGACCAACGAACCGAAAAAGCGTCGCGGACTGTTCGGCTCGCGCAAGGCGGCGCCTGAACCCGTAGCCGCCCCCGTGCCTGAGCCCGTCGTCGAGGCGCCCGTTGAAGCACCGGTCGCCGAGGCACCCGCCGCCGAAGCTCCGACCGAGGCACCCGCCGAGAAGGCTCCCGCTGCGAAGCGTGCACCGGCCAAGCGCAAGCCGGCGGTCGAGGCGATCGTCGATCCGGCTCTTGTAGACACTGACGCCGAGGTCGACGAAGAACCCTTCAAGGTCGAAGACGCCCCGAAGGCACGTACCCGCTCGCGCAAGCCCGCTGGTGCTTCCGCCGCATCTGGTGGTGCAGAGGATGACGCAGAGCCCACCGAGGCCCCCGCGCCGCTGACCACCACGTCGCTGCTGTTCCAGGCTCCCGCCATCGACCCGCTGCCCCCGCTGCGCGCCCCGCGCGGTGGCCGCGACTCACAGCCCGCCCGTGACGGTTCCGGCCGCGACGGTGCTCGCGACGCCGACCCGCAGGACGAGACCACCGGCGTCCGTCGCCGCTCACGCCGTCGCCCGGGTGAAGAGGCCCGCGACGGAGATGACGCGCCCAACACCGTCGTACGCGTGCGCCAGCCGCGCCCCGAGCCCGTGCTCAGCAACGAACCCACCCGGGTCAAGGGATCCACCCGTCTCGAGGCCAAGAAGCAGCGTCGCCGCGATGGCCGTGACGCAGGGCGTCGCCGTCCGGTCATCACTGAGAGCGAGTTCCTCGCCCGCCGCGAGTCGGTCGACCGCACCATGGTCGTGCGCTCCAAGTTCGAGCGCATCCAGATCGCCGTGCTCGAAGACGGTGTGCTCGTCGAGCACTACGTCGCCAAGAGCCAGGACATGTCCCTCATCGGAAACGTGTACCTCGGTCGCGTGCAGAACGTGCTTCCCTCCATGGAGGCGGCCTTCGTCGATATCGGACGCGGCCGCAACGCCGTGCTCTACTCCGGAGAGGTCGACTGGGATGCAGCGGCCGAGAACTCGGCGGAGGGCAAGCAGCAGGCCCGCCGCATCGAGCTCGCGCTCAAGCCGGGCGACAAGGTGCTCGTGCAGGTCACGAAGGATCCGGTCGGCCACAAGGGCGCCCGTCTCACATCGCAGATCTCCCTCCCGGGCCGCTACCTCGTCTACGTGCCCAACGGCTCGATGAACGGCATCAGCCGCAAGTTGCCCGACACCGAGCGCGCACGCCTCAAGAAGATCCTCAAGGAGGTGCTGCCCGAGAACACCGGTGTCATCGTCCGCACCGCGGCCGAGGGCGCGACCGAAGAGCAGCTCACGCTTGACGTCAGCCGCCTCACGAGCCAGTGGGCAGAGATCAGCCGCCTCGTCGAGACCGCTCAGGCGCCCGTGCTGCTGCACTCGGAGCCCGACCTGCTCATCAAGATCATCCGTGACGTCTTCAACGAGGACTTCCACAAGCTCGTCATCGAGGGCGGCGACGCCCAGGAGGTCATCGAGGCCTACCTGCGCTCCGTCGCTCCCGACCTCATCGACCGCGTCGAGACCTACGAGGGAACCGCCGACTCGTTCGACGCGCACCGCGTGAGCGAGCAGATCGAGAAGGCGCTCGACCGCAAGGTCTGGCTGCCATCCGGTGGATCGCTCGTCATCGACCGTACCGAGGCCATGACCGTCGTCGACGTCAACACCGGCAAGTTCGTCGGCTCGGGCGGAAACCTCGAAGAGACGGTCACCAAGAACAACCTCGAGGCCGCCGAAGAAATCGTGCGCCAGCTGCGCCTGCGCGACATCGGTGGAATCATCGTCGTCGACTTCATCGACATGGTGCTCGAGTCGAACCGCGACCTCGTGCTGCGGCGCCTCGTCGAGTGCCTCTCGCGTGACCGCACCAAGCACCAGGTCGCCGAGGTCACCTCGCTCGGCCTCGTACAGATGACACGTAAGAAGCTCGGTCTCGGTCTGCTCGAGACCTTCTCGGAGCCGTGCGAGCACTGCGCCGGCCGCGGAATCATCGTGCACCACGACCCCGTCACCAAGCACCGCCCGCAGACCCAGACCGAGCAGCCCTCGACCGGTGGTCGCCGTGGGCGTGGCAAGGGTGGATCGTCATCCGGAAGCAACGGCAACGGCAACAACCAGGGTGGCTCTGCCAGCACCGCGCCCAAGAACGGCAATGGAGCACAGACCCACGCGATCACCGAGGACGTGCGCCACGCGCTCGCCCAGATCGCCACGGCAACCGTGCCGCACGCCGAGACCCCGACCGAGGCCATCGAGATCGTCAGCGCTCCGGTCACCGCTCCCGAGGTCGCTGTCGCGGCCGCCGAGAGTGCCGTCGCGATCCTCGACATCCCGGTGCAGAAGCAGCGCAACCAGCGCCGTATCAGCACCAAGGACGCCGAGTCGATCCTCGACTCCGTGCTCGAAGCACTGCCCGAGCCGAAGCAGGCCGGACAGGGTCGCCGCACCTCGCGTCGCGCCGGCAGCTCCGGTGCCGTGGTGAGCGCGCCGATCTCCGAGGACTAA
- a CDS encoding DUF4031 domain-containing protein, translating into MTVLIDQPIWPAHNTLWAHLVSDESLDELHAFAEIAGLPRRGFDGDHYDVPAERYDALVAQGATPVGVREMVTRLRDSGLRITQKEKRGL; encoded by the coding sequence ATGACCGTGCTGATCGACCAACCGATATGGCCGGCACACAACACTCTATGGGCGCACCTCGTCAGCGACGAGTCTTTGGACGAATTGCACGCATTCGCCGAGATCGCCGGTCTGCCCCGCCGCGGCTTCGACGGGGACCACTACGACGTGCCGGCCGAGCGGTACGACGCGCTCGTCGCCCAGGGCGCGACTCCGGTCGGAGTGCGCGAGATGGTCACTCGGCTACGTGACAGCGGGCTACGGATCACGCAGAAGGAGAAGCGCGGGCTGTAG
- a CDS encoding DsbA family protein, with the protein MTPAPTTKRERRDEAREHARELREAAARRKRRNRWLIQGSVLLAAIAAAVIIVIVLMNVVKPAAASPLNMSSDGIQFLGDGDKIVPVETPALEVDESPTPTPQDPASGVSIVVYLDYQCPFCKDFETANGENIATWVAGGIASLEIHPVSFLDGTSQGNRYSSRAANAAACVANYEPTLYLGVNAALFVNQPTEGTTGMTDDQLLEVLASEGAESGDIQNCVRNESFKNWVTQATERARGPLPNSDLAEVENTPTVLVNGQLYVGSPTDATEFLTFVGSIDDAAATTE; encoded by the coding sequence ATGACCCCCGCACCCACCACCAAGCGCGAGCGTCGCGACGAGGCCCGCGAGCACGCGCGCGAGCTGCGCGAGGCCGCGGCCAGGCGAAAGAGGCGCAACCGCTGGCTCATCCAGGGCTCGGTGCTGCTCGCGGCGATCGCGGCCGCCGTGATCATCGTGATCGTGCTGATGAACGTGGTGAAGCCCGCAGCCGCGAGCCCGCTGAACATGTCGAGTGACGGCATCCAGTTTCTCGGCGACGGCGACAAGATCGTGCCGGTGGAGACCCCGGCCCTCGAGGTGGACGAGTCCCCCACGCCTACCCCGCAGGATCCGGCGTCGGGTGTCTCGATCGTCGTCTACCTCGACTACCAGTGCCCGTTCTGCAAAGACTTCGAGACGGCGAACGGCGAGAACATCGCCACCTGGGTCGCGGGCGGGATCGCCTCACTCGAGATCCACCCGGTCTCGTTCCTCGACGGCACATCGCAGGGCAATCGGTACTCGAGCCGGGCCGCGAACGCCGCGGCCTGCGTCGCCAACTACGAGCCGACGCTGTACCTGGGTGTGAACGCCGCGCTGTTCGTGAACCAGCCCACGGAGGGCACCACCGGCATGACCGACGACCAGCTGCTGGAGGTGCTTGCGTCGGAGGGAGCGGAGAGCGGGGACATCCAGAACTGCGTTCGCAACGAGAGCTTCAAGAACTGGGTCACGCAGGCGACCGAGCGCGCACGCGGCCCGCTGCCGAACTCGGACCTCGCAGAGGTGGAGAACACGCCGACGGTTCTGGTGAACGGCCAGCTCTACGTCGGGTCGCCCACCGACGCCACCGAGTTCCTCACCTTCGTGGGAAGCATCGATGACGCGGCGGCGACTACCGAATAG
- the rplU gene encoding 50S ribosomal protein L21, with protein sequence MVYAIVRAGGRQEKVEVGTIVVLDRIKADENGNVELAAVLHVDGDKITHEAKALAKIKVVAEVLNDLRGPKIVIQKFKNKTGYKKRQGHRQEQTRIKITSIA encoded by the coding sequence GTGGTTTACGCAATTGTGCGCGCCGGTGGTCGGCAGGAAAAGGTAGAGGTCGGCACCATCGTCGTTCTCGACCGCATCAAGGCTGACGAGAACGGCAACGTTGAGCTCGCTGCAGTACTGCACGTCGACGGTGACAAGATCACGCACGAGGCCAAGGCCCTTGCGAAGATCAAGGTCGTCGCCGAGGTCCTGAACGACCTCCGCGGACCGAAGATCGTCATCCAGAAGTTCAAGAACAAGACCGGATACAAGAAGCGCCAGGGCCACCGCCAGGAGCAGACCCGTATCAAGATCACCAGCATCGCGTAA
- a CDS encoding TIGR03943 family putative permease subunit, which produces MWLNLQRWSGLALSTVVVVATLWLAITNQLILYIHPRYVVFTVIMAVLALGVAVLALVLPPAHDHEEPVTGWRKALSVSAMVLTVAIAAALIVVPPATLTSATAGQRELNSTSVGADAQTVDGASSQSAAAFVKFTVVDWASLLRQTSDTAFYGGKGADVVGFITADEDDPQNVFWVSRFIVTCCAVDAQPIGVPVYAPDWESSYELDGWVRVAGEFESNPSRDSSHPIALVPSKISKIEMPDEPYLF; this is translated from the coding sequence TTGTGGCTTAACCTTCAGCGTTGGAGCGGACTCGCGCTCTCGACCGTGGTCGTCGTCGCGACGCTGTGGCTCGCGATCACCAACCAGTTGATCCTCTACATCCACCCGCGCTACGTGGTGTTCACGGTCATCATGGCCGTGCTCGCCCTCGGGGTCGCCGTGCTCGCGCTTGTTCTGCCGCCGGCGCACGACCACGAGGAGCCGGTCACGGGCTGGCGTAAGGCGCTCTCGGTGAGCGCAATGGTGCTCACCGTCGCGATCGCCGCAGCTCTCATCGTCGTGCCGCCCGCGACCCTCACGAGCGCCACTGCGGGACAGCGGGAGCTCAACAGCACCAGCGTCGGGGCCGACGCGCAGACGGTGGACGGGGCATCCTCGCAATCCGCCGCCGCCTTCGTGAAGTTCACCGTCGTCGACTGGGCGTCGCTGCTGCGGCAGACGAGCGACACCGCCTTCTACGGCGGCAAGGGTGCCGACGTGGTCGGTTTCATCACCGCCGACGAGGATGACCCGCAGAACGTGTTCTGGGTGTCCCGCTTCATCGTCACCTGCTGCGCGGTCGACGCGCAGCCGATCGGCGTGCCCGTCTACGCGCCCGACTGGGAGTCGAGCTACGAGCTCGACGGCTGGGTGCGGGTAGCGGGTGAGTTCGAGAGCAACCCGAGCCGCGACAGCTCGCACCCGATCGCGCTGGTGCCCTCGAAGATCAGCAAGATAGAGATGCCCGATGAGCCCTACCTATTCTGA
- a CDS encoding permease — protein sequence MSEHPTRPLLVKARISPARWTWLAVGLGGIAALFVIRSLTAETIDAGLPNQLQDLLTLAISVIVESMPFVILGILLSIVVQVWVPDTWIVRLLPKNPFARRAVISFLGMFLPVCECGNVPLARGLMVKGFTVSESMTFLLAAPILNPITIITTHAAFGWDGWVLVGRLVGGFVIANLIGWLYSRHPDQQSLLTPRFAAECRVTPSHDHGSRWTESVTLFVRETSVIMPALFIGSVVAGAIQVLVPRALLVTLGSNPLWSILAMLLLAFVISVCSNVDAFFILPFASTFLPGSIVAFLVFGPIIDIKMLALLRTTFTTRTIVQLTIVVALLSALLGLVINLVA from the coding sequence GTGTCTGAGCACCCCACCCGCCCTCTTCTCGTTAAAGCGCGCATTTCGCCGGCGCGCTGGACCTGGCTCGCGGTCGGCCTGGGCGGCATCGCCGCGCTGTTCGTCATCCGGAGCCTGACGGCAGAGACCATCGATGCGGGTTTGCCGAACCAGCTGCAGGACCTGCTGACCCTGGCGATCAGCGTGATCGTCGAGTCGATGCCGTTTGTCATCCTCGGCATTCTGCTGTCGATCGTTGTGCAGGTCTGGGTGCCCGACACCTGGATCGTCAGGCTGCTGCCGAAGAACCCGTTCGCCCGGCGCGCAGTGATCTCTTTTCTCGGGATGTTCCTGCCGGTCTGTGAGTGCGGCAACGTGCCTCTCGCGCGCGGGTTGATGGTCAAGGGCTTTACGGTCTCCGAGTCGATGACGTTCCTGCTGGCGGCGCCGATCCTCAACCCGATCACGATCATCACGACGCACGCCGCATTCGGCTGGGACGGCTGGGTGCTCGTCGGACGACTCGTCGGCGGCTTCGTCATCGCAAACCTCATCGGCTGGCTGTACAGCCGTCATCCCGACCAGCAGTCCCTGCTGACGCCGCGGTTCGCTGCGGAATGCCGGGTCACCCCGTCGCACGATCACGGCTCGCGGTGGACCGAGAGCGTCACCCTGTTCGTACGGGAGACCTCGGTCATCATGCCCGCACTTTTCATCGGCTCGGTCGTGGCCGGCGCGATCCAGGTGCTGGTGCCGCGCGCGCTGCTCGTGACCCTCGGCAGCAACCCGCTGTGGTCGATCCTCGCGATGCTGCTGCTGGCCTTCGTGATCTCGGTCTGTTCCAATGTGGATGCGTTCTTCATCCTCCCGTTCGCGAGCACGTTCCTACCGGGGTCGATAGTCGCCTTCCTCGTCTTCGGGCCGATCATCGACATCAAGATGCTCGCCCTACTGCGCACGACGTTCACGACGAGGACCATCGTGCAGCTGACCATTGTCGTCGCGCTCCTGAGCGCTCTGCTGGGACTGGTGATCAACCTTGTGGCTTAA
- a CDS encoding DUF4233 domain-containing protein produces the protein MARVRVKRERSVSESLLSIVLALEALLIFFALLTAFGLRTAEPALAFGGGGALIVLLVLAGRLLMYPWGVWLGWALQLVIIATGILLPLMYVIGLGFLALWIFCFVRGRQIDAQKAEYLRNNPPINTEENNA, from the coding sequence GTGGCTCGAGTTCGCGTGAAGCGCGAGCGCTCCGTCTCGGAGTCGCTGCTCTCGATCGTGCTCGCCCTCGAGGCGCTGCTCATCTTCTTCGCGCTGCTCACTGCCTTCGGGCTGCGCACGGCAGAGCCCGCACTCGCCTTCGGCGGCGGGGGAGCGCTCATCGTGCTGCTCGTTCTCGCCGGGCGCCTGCTGATGTACCCGTGGGGAGTCTGGCTCGGCTGGGCTCTGCAGCTCGTGATCATCGCCACGGGCATCCTGCTGCCACTCATGTATGTCATCGGACTGGGCTTTCTCGCGCTCTGGATCTTCTGCTTCGTTCGCGGCAGGCAGATCGATGCGCAGAAGGCCGAATACCTTCGCAACAACCCCCCAATAAATACCGAGGAGAACAACGCATGA